One genomic window of Quercus robur chromosome 6, dhQueRobu3.1, whole genome shotgun sequence includes the following:
- the LOC126733263 gene encoding uncharacterized protein LOC126733263 isoform X1, producing MPIRTPMEQQKQPQQQQKDVSERGTNCNEGKVSSHVPEEPHNPNLTKISTVHNQSDTNPKLSEAKKNPTDLTKEQPRAQLLEENRIPKAKQENINKYTSDQKIATDSPPESFKKQKKDDQKDGQQSNTVTATTMCCCCSIL from the exons ATGCCCATTCGGACTCCAATGGAGCAGCAGAAGCAGCCACAACAGCAGCAAAAGGATGTTAGTGAACGGGGCACTAATTGCAATGAAGGCAAAGTCTCCAGCCATGTACCAGAAGAGCCACACAATCCCAACCTTACAAAGATATCGACTGTGCACAACCAATCAGATACAAATCCAAAGTTATCAGAAGCGAAAAAGAATCCAACTG ATTTGACAAAAGAGCAGCCCAGGGCACAACTGCTAGAAGAGAACCGTATTCCAAAGG CCAAGCAAGAAAATATCAACAAATATACAAGTGATCAGAAGATTGCCACGGATAGCCCTCCAGAATCGTTTAAAAAGCAGAAGAAAGACGACCAGAAAGATG GACAGCAGAGTAATACAGTAACCGCAACAACAATGTGCTGTTGCTGCTCCATATTATAG
- the LOC126733263 gene encoding uncharacterized protein LOC126733263 isoform X2 — translation MPIRTPMEQQKQPQQQQKDVSERGTNCNEGKVSSHVPEEPHNPNLTKISTVHNQSDTNPKLSEAKKNPTDLTKEQPRAQLLEENRIPKAKQENINKYTSDQKIATDSPPESFKKQKKDDQKDAE, via the exons ATGCCCATTCGGACTCCAATGGAGCAGCAGAAGCAGCCACAACAGCAGCAAAAGGATGTTAGTGAACGGGGCACTAATTGCAATGAAGGCAAAGTCTCCAGCCATGTACCAGAAGAGCCACACAATCCCAACCTTACAAAGATATCGACTGTGCACAACCAATCAGATACAAATCCAAAGTTATCAGAAGCGAAAAAGAATCCAACTG ATTTGACAAAAGAGCAGCCCAGGGCACAACTGCTAGAAGAGAACCGTATTCCAAAGG CCAAGCAAGAAAATATCAACAAATATACAAGTGATCAGAAGATTGCCACGGATAGCCCTCCAGAATCGTTTAAAAAGCAGAAGAAAGACGACCAGAAAGATG CAGAGTAA